In Plasmodium falciparum 3D7 genome assembly, chromosome: 6, the following proteins share a genomic window:
- a CDS encoding vacuolar transporter chaperone, putative, producing MDDIPSHYGKYYVSYKKIKRKILKMGKKYKKKLEKDLVQNTVKMVDKQGMKMLPPFLYNDIISKEIVKINKFAEYKYKEVIYNLKNIYYTLKQIERDKKKEINNNNNNNNICTEKDYINMECIEKKLDIIGNDIIHIDFYIHKNCKIIMKLGFFFDKVMNISINQWLRLGLIREKFCNINIDNLIVYLSFLYSLLKDNINVQDDKNKIWVPPDTFERTSSKFLIRYKDIVYTKVKIVKHLPYLIFGLTNDDIENNFKELIEQETFAGLHMENPSVEKKINEVCEKINKKVSIQNIDDKMNDISYYIPYNISSDMPPKKKEKNIVKPLKESQQITSIYFDNKDATCYSKRILRYENAQLIRFRWYNENEGDKNKDIFIERKTHHEEWTGEVSTKERFVLEQKYVLKFMKGDLNISDFFLKKLKKNNNKDYEKKELSKDYNYKKEEINKILQHGCDYNKSSQNNNNIKNINHNNNNNNNNIIGEKNTSEYRKKIKKNIKLAKDIQMMIIKNKLEPIIRTSYLRSAFQLQNNNSVRISIDTNVSMLNEYVRKRKNWCRLSEEALRKNEIIRLNYGIIEIKLKTDNMPTWITNILNNNESINAYKYSKYQTAMALLHAEKIKYIPIWIHQNIQSIFHSSNNNIDNNSIQKLSDKYITNNSNHVLSLNNNILNMSNPSSYKINIFSNQFNISQYNTLQKYNLLQQTSLWLHNKYNKPNKKYKTINLIKIDPKINFAAERTFLHYMLVSLYINILTLFLEKYKNKRGNLNLLILLLLFTSFTSLISTYFFFLKRVAIIQRRKTREPIMGRLRFDSFFSPLIFLLLLFFSIILSIYYNFNI from the exons atggaTGACATCCCAAGTCATTATGGAAAATACTACGTTtcctataaaaaaataaaaaggaaaatattaaagatgGGAAAGAAGTATAAAAAGAAG CTCGAAAAAGACCTAGTACAAAATACGGTCAAAATGGTTGATAAGCAag GTATGAAGATGCTACCCCCCTTTTTGTACAACGATATTATAAGTAAAGAGATTGTAAAGATAAATAAGTTTGCTGAGTATAAATACAAAGAAGTTATTTACAATTTAaagaacatatattatactttAAAACAGATCGAGcgtgataaaaaaaaagaaataaataataataataataataataatatttgtaccgagaaagattatataaatatggaaTGTATTGAAAAAAAGCTAGATATTATAGGAAATGACATTATTCATATCGATTtctatatacataaaaattgtaaaattataatgaagtTGGGTTTTTTCTTTGACAAGGTTATGAATATATCAATAAATCAGTGGTTACGTTTAGGTTTAATAAGAGAGaaattttgtaatattaatatagataatttgatagtatatttatcttttttatattcattattaaaagataatataaatgttcaggatgataaaaacaaaatatggGTACCTCCTGATACCTTCGAAAGAACATCGTCTAAATTTTTGATAAGATATAAAGATATTGTCTATACTAAAGTAAAGATTGTTAAACACTTGCCTTATTTAATCTTTGGATTAACAAATGATgatattgaaaataattttaaggAATTAATTGAACAGGAAACGTTTGCAGGTTTACATATGGAAAATCCATctgttgaaaaaaaaataaatgaagtgtgtgaaaaaataaataaaaaggtaTCTATTCAAAATATTGATGATAAGATGAatgatatatcatattatataccttataatatttcttctgATATGcctccaaaaaaaaaagaaaaaaatatagtgaAACCTTTAAAAGAGTCTCAACAAATAACTtccatatattttgataataaagATGCGACATGTTATTCTAAAAGAATATTGAGATATGAAAATGCTCAACTTATACGATTTAGATggtataatgaaaatgaaggagataaaaataaagatatatttattgaaagGAAAACGCATCATGAAGAATGGACAGGAGAAGTTTCAACGAAGGAAAGATTTGTGCTTGaacaaaaatatgttttaaaatttatgaaaggagatttaaatatatctgatttttttttaaaaaaattaaaaaaaaataataataaagattatgagaaaaaagaattatcaaaagattataattataagaaagaagaaatcaataaaatattacaacaTGGATGTGATTATAATAAGAGCAGCcaaaacaacaacaatattaaaaatataaatcataataataataataataataataatattattggtgaaaaaaatacttctgaatatagaaaaaaaataaaaaaaaatattaaattagcAAAGGATATACAaatgatgattataaaaaataaactgGAACCTATAATAAGAACATCATATTTACGCTCAGCATTTcaattacaaaataataattctgtCCGGATATCTATAGATACAAATGTGTCAATGTTAAATGAATATGTtcgtaaaagaaaaaactgGTGTAGGTTATCTGAAGAAGCTTTAaggaaaaatgaaattataagATTAAATTATGGTATAATCGAAATCAAATTAAAAACAGATAATATGCCTACATGGATTACTAACATATTAAACAATAATGAATCTATTAATGCTTATAAATATTCTAAATATCAAACAGCTATGGCATTATTACATgctgaaaaaattaaatatatacctaTATGGATTCATCAAAATATTCAATCCATTTTTCAttcatcaaataataatatagataataattctatacaaaaattatctgataaatatattacaaataatagtaatcatgttctttcattaaataataatattttgaacATGTCAAATCCATCcagttataaaataaatattttctcaAATCAATTTAATATCTCACAATATAATactttacaaaaatataatctcCTTCAACAAACATCATTATGgttacataataaatataataaacctaacaaaaaatataaaacaattaaTCTAATTAAAATAGAtccaaaaattaattttgcAGCAGAAAGAACCTTCCTTCATTATATGTTAGTCTctctatatattaatatcttAACTCTATTcttggaaaaatataaaaataaaagaggaAATTTAAATCTCCTTATCCTTCTACTACTATTTACATCCTTTACATCTTTAATATCAACgtactttttctttttgaaaAGGGTTGCTATCATTCAAag aAGGAAAACAAGGGAACCAATCATGGGACGCCTACGATTCGATAGTTTTTTTAgtcctttaatttttttattacttctttttttttctataattttatcaatatattacaattttaatatataa
- a CDS encoding RNA methyltransferase, putative, whose translation MNLILISSKIIYKNNEEYFFKTDNRQTSHLKNILNVTLNQIIKVGVINKGKGEGKVIEESKSYYIIKLLTPIHLEEKSDDNVLPIDVVLCIPRPKVLNKLLQQLSSLGVKKIIIVFSDFSNKCYESSKILKNEEIKLALQLGLEQAMCTRFPEIYIHYSFSSFFMNIEKYTDEHTLKICAHTNVKKKNMESIEYSILNMEKGKILLMLGCERGFSELELYLIKKLNFHFFNLTERILKCETALLIIIGQLLLLTENISLRKSGTKMRRFSPHKKEIINNNTCENITHMKNNNNNDIQNVFDNDKIQYEMQLINQVKKLLTEETFSSEQLINFIQNTLHVQEKKRICTSNNNLSLPDEKLDNNDDVNIIDILLRGISTLNGNEENNFENVYLSLQLKKIKYKQRFYLSYSDIKNNVDDDGVYIYRTQRYVSKKKK comes from the coding sequence atgaatttaaTACTCATTAGTtccaaaataatatataaaaataatgaagagtATTTTTTCAAAACAGATAATAGACAAACTAGTCATTTAAAGAACATATTAAATGTTACATTAAATCAGATTATTAAAGTGGGAGTAATAAATAAAGGTAAAGGAGAAGGAAAAGTTATAGAAGAGAGCAAaagttattatattataaaattattaactCCTATTCATTTAGAAGAAAAATCAGATGATAATGTTCTTCCTATAGATGTTGTTTTATGTATACCTCGACCAAAAGTGTTAAATAAACTCTTACAACAGTTATCTTCATTAGGagtgaaaaaaattattattgtgtTTTCTGATTTTTCTAATAAATGTTATGAATCTagtaaaattttaaaaaatgaagaaattaaaCTTGCTCTTCAGTTAGGCTTAGAACAAGCCATGTGTACTAGATTTCCcgaaatttatatacattactCTTTTAGCTCTTTTTTCATgaatattgaaaaatatacagATGAACATACGTTAAAAATATGTGCACATACAAatgttaaaaagaaaaatatggaaTCAATTGAATACTCCATTTTGAATATGGAAAAAGGGAAAATTCTTTTAATGCTTGGATGTGAAAGAGGATTTTCAGAACttgaattatatttaataaaaaaacttAACTTCcacttttttaatttaacagAACGAATTTTAAAATGCGAAACAGctttgttaataataataggacaacttcttttattaacagaaaatatatcattaagAAAAAGTGGAACCAAAATGAGACGATTCTCACcacataaaaaagaaataataaataataatacatgtgAAAATATAAcccatatgaaaaataataataataatgacattCAAAATGTTTTcgataatgataaaattcAATATGAAATGCAACTCATAAATCAAgtaaagaaattattaacaGAAGAAACATTTTCTTCTGAACagttaataaattttatacaaaataCCTTGCACGTTCAGGAGAAAAAACGCATATGCACATCAAACAATAATTTATCATTACCGGATGAAAAATtggataataatgatgatgtcAATATTATTGATATTCTTTTAAGGGGTATATCTACTTTAAATggaaatgaagaaaataattttgaaaatgtatatttaagTTTACaattgaagaaaataaaatataagcagcgtttttatttatcatatagtgacataaaaaataatgtggATGATGAtggtgtgtatatatatagaacacAAAGATATGTatcgaagaaaaaaaaataa
- a CDS encoding cytochrome b-c1 complex subunit 9, putative codes for MVFGSPFSDTYPSFIWKSLKKSRKGKDIFNPFFYALNKTKIYDHILKYNSRYWLFVVTTGCVTSYFWGVWFNNQWKRINKGKLYIDCPYKYPEEED; via the exons A tGGTGTTTGGAAGTCCATTTAGTGACACCTATCCATCATTTATTTGGAAATCACTTAAGAAGAgtagaaaaggaaaagacATTTttaatccttttttttatgctttaaataaaacaaa aaTTTATGaccatatattaaaatacaaTAGTCGTTATTGGCTATTTGTTGTGACAACAGGATGTGTAACATCCTATTTTTGGGGTGTATGGTTTAATAATCAATGGAAGAGAATAAATAAGGGg aaaTTGTACATTGATTGTCCCTATAAATATCCAGAAGAAGAAGATTAG
- a CDS encoding leucine--tRNA ligase, putative, with translation MARRMNLLTIEKNIQHLWREHNVYEKDFSDMNESRYTGNFPYPYMNGLLHIGHAFTLSKLDFIVRYKNMVCDNVLLPFSFHCTGTPIVVCADKLKNELNKKNIQDFEDISYEKKEDDYSLCRSISDDKNNVDKNKLVEDTDSNKKNTDVTIFRSNKSKAQSKGSKQNTQYDIMKQMNIKDEEIHLFQNPEYWCYYFSSKAKDHLYSFGLYCDWRRSFITTNINPYYDKFVSWHINTLYKKNLIYYGSRVTIFSRYNNQACADHERSEGEGVKCQEYTLIKIFVSNVKDFYSIFMNSIRSSQSVLNACIEKKEAPNNNNNKINNNKINNNKINNNKINNNKSNNNKSNNNNNCGSSANISNTFFTDFEKGEEDLKNKIWNEDFFVKDKKVIFLGSTLKPETAYGQNYTFINPNEYYYLTLGFDKQNLHYGDKSYVNNIMTKEEIINSCPNIYVCSENSLYNLAYQGIIPLLKNKNIKNVQIPKSEDNTNDDDTLEKKNNDVITKNTNNNNNENNNNMNNVYNLDDVFILNKIKGEHFVGLETYTNISKIKNLYILPMTTIKMNISTGIVPCVSSDSTDDYACLEDIRKKKNYYCEKYNLKEEQLKNNSESCIELPEIGNNTGKYYYEKEKVSSYKDVKLQKIKEVLYKKQYFEGIMTVDPYKGMKTFNCRKLAKQNIIRNLDGFLYSEPEVMVIDRNNVKCIAALCNQWYINYGNMEFKKDVLIQLKKNNFQTYNDVLYKQLQHVIFWLDDWSCSRSYGLGTYMPQFDQNNQTNKNVDNYQNNNEYVIPSNDDNNQINNHHINVVKEEEEKNVHIKNNSRKELIESLSDSTIYMAYYTVSHFLQGSVDGQKRGLLDISADDLNDAFFDYIFDISDDTSNISKHISKEKLVRMRREFTYWYPFDVRISGKDLIFNHLTMALFNHVAIWGKKEKYDRNKEDVEERSILDRQTEILNELENIDLSSYEKIKYFPRSFFCNGHVLVNKEKMSKSKGNFITLEESIALYTSDGTRIALADAGDSIEDSNFNTDTANSAIMKLYNLINFSIETKNNVYIFRCGEKTFNDLIFENEINYLTNKCKESYEKLLFRDVLKYGFYDMLLKRDTYRMMCDKIHMHKETVNFFIERICIIINPIIPHVTEHIWTYILKKDTFLIKQKWPSPEETNYSIVMHKQNNNLLNVVEIFRKSYDKVINKCNKQKVVKDKNVSKENKNHKDLINKINNDEQNKKNNDTNVETQNDSSVHIEKENNNDNLKKNIQQIKQINHISNNNNNKDNICDGHNNDIDEDDDEERDDEEGANYYKEDEEEKMKFKAIVYVAREYNDTQKKIIEILNNIINNSEDKKLPTNYINLLVQNTYVNNLPKNEKKDILSFATFLVKDNVTLNNNQYELSLPYDEIQLIKDNVDFIKRSLNLGDIQVLENNKKSEIDNTDIYKMSNPGYPSIYIYNTEG, from the coding sequence atGGCGAGACGTATGAACTTATTAACTATTGAAAAGAACATTCAGCATTTATGGAGGGAACATAATGTTTATGAGAAAGATTTTAGCGATATGAATGAAAGCCGATATACAGGCAATTTCCCTTACCCTTATATGAACGGTTTATTACATATTGGTCATGCTTTTACTTTAAGTAAATTGGATTTTATAGTtcgatataaaaatatggttTGTGATAATGTGTTACTTCCGTTTTCGTTTCATTGTACAGGTACACCTATTGTTGTGTGTGCCGATAAATTAAAGAATGAATTAAATAAGAAGAATATACAAGATTTTGAAGATATATCATATGAGAAGAAGGAAGATGATTATTCTTTATGTAGATCTATtagtgatgataaaaataatgtagaTAAGAATAAATTAGTTGAAGATACGGattcaaataaaaagaatacagATGTGACAATATTTCGTTCGAATAAAAGTAAAGCTCAATCGAAGGGTTCAAAACAAAATACTCAATATGATATTATGaaacaaatgaatataaaagatgaGGAAATTCATCTTTTCCAAAATCCAGAATATTggtgttattatttttcatcaaAGGCTAAGgatcatttatattcatttggaTTATATTGTGATTGGAGAAGATCATTTATAACAACAAATATTAATCCatattatgataaatttGTAAGTTGGCACATTAatactttatataaaaaaaatcttatatattatggtAGTAGAGTTACTATTTTTAGTAGATATAATAATCAAGCATGTGCGGATCATGAAAGATCAGAAGGTGAAGGAGTCAAATGTCAAGAATATACACTTATCAAAATTTTTGTTTCGAATGTCAAAGATTTTTATTCTATATTTATGAACAGCATAAGAAGTAGCCAATCGGTACTTAACGCATGTATcgaaaaaaaagaagcacccaacaataataataacaaaataaacaataaCAAAATCAACAATAACAAAATCAACAATAACAAAATCAACAATAacaaaagtaataataacaaaagcaataataataataattgtggTAGTAGTGCCAATATAAGTAATACCTTTTTTACAGATTTCGAAAAAGGAGAAgaagatttaaaaaataaaatatggaaTGAAGACTTTTTtgtaaaagataaaaaagtTATCTTCCTTGGTAGCACCTTAAAGCCAGAAACTGCATATGGACAAAATTATACTTTCATCAACCCTAATGAATATTACTATTTAACCTTAGGATTTGATAAACAAAATTTACATTATGGAGATAAAAgttatgtaaataatattatgacgaaagaagaaattattaatagCTGTCCAAACATTTATGTGTGTTCAGAAAAtagtttatataatttagcATATCAAGGAATAATAcctcttttaaaaaataaaaatataaaaaatgtacaaaTTCCAAAAAGTGAAGATAATactaatgatgatgatactttagaaaaaaaaaacaatgatgtaataacaaaaaatacaaacaataataataatgaaaataataataatatgaataatgtgTATAACTTAGACGATGTtttcatattaaataaaataaagggTGAACATTTTGTAGGACTAGAgacatatacaaatatatcgaagataaaaaatttatatatcttaCCTATGACtacaataaaaatgaatatctCCACAGGTATTGTACCCTGTGTGTCTAGTGATAGTACGGATGATTATGCTTGTTTAGAAGAtatacgaaaaaaaaaaaattattattgtgaaaagtataatttaaaagaagaacaattaaaaaataatagtgAATCATGTATAGAACTACCAGAAATAGGTAATAATACTGGTAAATATTATTACGAAAAGGAAAAAGTATCATCTTATAAAGATgtaaaattacaaaaaataaaagaggtTTTATATAAGAAACAATATTTTGAAGGAATAATGACTGTCGATCCATATAAAGGTATGAAAACATTTAATTGTAGAAAATTagcaaaacaaaatattattagaaaTTTGGATGGGTTCTTATATAGTGAACCTGAAGTTATGGTAATAGATCGAAATAACGTCAAATGTATTGCAGCTTTATGTAATCAAtggtatataaattatgGAAATAtggaatttaaaaaagatgttctaatacaattaaaaaagaataatttcCAAACATATAatgatgtattatataaacaattgCAACATGTCATTTTTTGGTTAGATGATTGGTCATGTAGTAGATCCTATGGATTAGGAACTTATATGCCACAATTTGATCAAAATAATCAAACGAATAAAAATGTTGataattatcaaaataataatgagtaTGTAATACCATccaatgatgataataaccAAATAAACAATCACCATATCAATGTTGTGAAGGaggaagaagaaaagaatgtacatataaaaaacaatTCACGAAAAGAATTAATAGAGAGTCTATCCGATTCAACTATATATATGGCGTATTATACGGTGAGTCATTTTTTACAAGGAAGTGTTGATGGTCAGAAAAGAGGTTTATTAGATATTAGCGCAGATGATTTGAATGATGCTTTTtttgattatatttttgatattaGTGATGATACAAGTAATATATCTAAACATATATCTAAGGAGAAATTAGTAAGAATGAGGAGAGAATTTACCTACTGGTATCCTTTTGATGTACGTATATCTGGTAaagatttaatttttaatcatTTAACAATGGCTTTATTTAATCATGTTGCTATATGggggaaaaaagaaaaatatgatcGAAATAAGGAAGATGTGGAAGAAAGAAGTATTTTAGATAGACAAacagaaatattaaatgagTTAGAAAATATTGATTTATCAAGTTatgagaaaataaaatatttcccacgttcttttttttgtaatggACATGTTTTAgtgaataaagaaaaaatgtctAAGAGTAAAGGTAATTTTATAACCTTAGAAGAAAGTATAGCTTTATATACTAGTGATGGGACCAGAATTGCCTTAGCAGATGCAGGAGATTCTATAGAAGATTCTAATTTTAATACTGATACGGCAAATAGTGCTATTATGAAGTTATATAATTTGATAAATTTTTCTATAGAAACAaagaataatgtatatatatttagatgTGGTGAGAAAACATTTAATGATTTGATATttgaaaatgaaataaattatttaacaaataaatgtaaagaatcctatgaaaaattattatttcgaGATGTTTTGAAATATGGTTTTTATGAtatgttattaaaaagagATACCTATAGAATGATGTGtgataaaatacatatgCATAAAGAAACAGTAAATTTTTTCATAGAAAGAATctgtataattattaatccTATTATTCCACATGTAACCGAACATATATGGACTTATATTCTTAAGAAAGatacatttttaattaaacaaAAATGGCCATCACCTGAAGAAACCAATTATTCTATAGTTATGCATAAGCAAAATAATAATCTATTGAATGTTGTCGAAATATTTAGAAAATCATATGATAAGGTAATCAATAAATGTAACAAGCAAAAGGTTGTGaaagataaaaatgtttCAAAGGAAAACAAGAATCACAAAGATCTTATAAACAagataaataatgatgaacagaataaaaagaataatgatACAAATGTAGAGACACAAAATGATTCTTCTGTTCatattgaaaaagaaaacaataatgataatctGAAGAAGAACATAcaacaaataaaacaaataaaccaCATTagcaacaataataataataaagataatatttgTGATGGGCATAATAACGATAtagatgaagatgatgatgaagaaagagatgatgaagaaggtgcaaattattataaagaagatgaagaagaaaagatGAAGTTTAAAGCAATCGTTTATGTAGCAAGGGAATATAATGATActcaaaagaaaattatagaaatattaaataatattattaataatagtgaagataaaaaattaccaacgaattatataaatctatTAGTCCAAAATACATATGTTAATAATTTaccaaaaaatgaaaaaaaagatatactCAGTTTTGCAACTTTTCTAGTAAAAGATAATGTtactttaaataataatcaatatGAATTATCATTACCCTATGATGAAATACAACTAATTAAGGATAATGTAGATTTCATAAAAAGAAGTCTTAATTTGGGAGATATACAAgtattagaaaataataaaaaaagtgaaATTGATAATactgatatatataaaatgtctAATCCGGGATATccatccatatatatatacaacactgaaggataa